One segment of Myxocyprinus asiaticus isolate MX2 ecotype Aquarium Trade chromosome 41, UBuf_Myxa_2, whole genome shotgun sequence DNA contains the following:
- the LOC127431652 gene encoding phospholipid scramblase 1-like isoform X1: protein MQPYDHMNMYMVPNQGIPGCPPGLEYLTQIDQLLIKQKVEIIEALAGFESNNKYEIRNTMGQNVYYAVEENDCLTRQCCGPLRSFTIRVLDNFGQEIITVNRPLKCMSCFFPCCLQELEVQAPPGNTVGYILQQWHPFFPKFTIQNEHRQPVLKLHGPFCGWSCLPDVDFEKKDISNGRRILTMDEVRIGKISKQWTGLLREAFTDADNFGIEFPMDLDVRMKAVMIGACFLIDFMFFETNN, encoded by the exons ATGCAACCATATGACCATATGAATATGTATATGGTTCCCAATCAAGGTATACCAGGCTGTCCGCCTGGATTAGAGTACCTGACACAG ATAGATCAGCTTCTCATAAAACAGAAAGTTGAGATCATAGAAG CCCTGGCAGGCTTTGAGAGCAACAACAAATATGAGATCCGTAACACGATGGGTCAGAATGTGTACTACGCAGTGGAGGAGAACGACTGTCTGACACGCCAGTGCTGTGGCCCACTGCGATCTTTCACCATCCGCGTCCTCGATAACTTTGGACAGGAAATCATCACAGTCAACCGTCCACTCAAATGCATGTCCTGTTTCTTCCCATGTTGTCTGCAAGAG TTGGAGGTCCAAGCTCCTCCAGGGAACACAGTGGGATATATTCTACAGCAGTGGCACCCTTTCTTCCCCAAGTTTACCATTCAGAATGAACACAGACAGCCAGTTCTCAAGCTCCATGGCCCTTTCTGTGGCTGGAGCTGCCTGCCAGATGTGGATTTTGAG aagaaagacatctcgaatggcaggagg ATTTTAACAATGGATGAAGTCCGTATCGGGAAGATCAGCAAGCAGTGGACCGGACTTCTCCGGGAGGCATTCACTGATGCAGACAACTTTGGAATTGAGTTCCCAATGGATCTTGATGTGAGAATGAAGGCTGTGATGATCGGAGCCTGCTTTCTTATT GATTTCATGTTTTTTGAAACAAATAACTAA
- the LOC127431652 gene encoding phospholipid scramblase 1-like isoform X2 yields the protein MQPYDHMNMYMVPNQGIPGCPPGLEYLTQIDQLLIKQKVEIIEALAGFESNNKYEIRNTMGQNVYYAVEENDCLTRQCCGPLRSFTIRVLDNFGQEIITVNRPLKCMSCFFPCCLQELEVQAPPGNTVGYILQQWHPFFPKFTIQNEHRQPVLKLHGPFCGWSCLPDVDFEILTMDEVRIGKISKQWTGLLREAFTDADNFGIEFPMDLDVRMKAVMIGACFLIDFMFFETNN from the exons ATGCAACCATATGACCATATGAATATGTATATGGTTCCCAATCAAGGTATACCAGGCTGTCCGCCTGGATTAGAGTACCTGACACAG ATAGATCAGCTTCTCATAAAACAGAAAGTTGAGATCATAGAAG CCCTGGCAGGCTTTGAGAGCAACAACAAATATGAGATCCGTAACACGATGGGTCAGAATGTGTACTACGCAGTGGAGGAGAACGACTGTCTGACACGCCAGTGCTGTGGCCCACTGCGATCTTTCACCATCCGCGTCCTCGATAACTTTGGACAGGAAATCATCACAGTCAACCGTCCACTCAAATGCATGTCCTGTTTCTTCCCATGTTGTCTGCAAGAG TTGGAGGTCCAAGCTCCTCCAGGGAACACAGTGGGATATATTCTACAGCAGTGGCACCCTTTCTTCCCCAAGTTTACCATTCAGAATGAACACAGACAGCCAGTTCTCAAGCTCCATGGCCCTTTCTGTGGCTGGAGCTGCCTGCCAGATGTGGATTTTGAG ATTTTAACAATGGATGAAGTCCGTATCGGGAAGATCAGCAAGCAGTGGACCGGACTTCTCCGGGAGGCATTCACTGATGCAGACAACTTTGGAATTGAGTTCCCAATGGATCTTGATGTGAGAATGAAGGCTGTGATGATCGGAGCCTGCTTTCTTATT GATTTCATGTTTTTTGAAACAAATAACTAA